The proteins below come from a single Candidatus Marinimicrobia bacterium CG08_land_8_20_14_0_20_45_22 genomic window:
- a CDS encoding nitroreductase, whose translation MEFSDLIQQRRSFRSLAPVRITREMVLEIASTVSLSPSCFNNQPWRFVFVTNPKKLQELFAALSPGNDWAKKASAIAAIFSKKEFDCVIKEREYFLFDAGMATAFLLLKATEMGLVAHPIAGFDYQAVKTALQLPDKISLIALVIIGRKSEAIDVSLSEKQKAMELTRPERFTMEKFVWFDEYT comes from the coding sequence ATGGAATTTTCCGACCTGATTCAACAACGACGATCTTTCAGATCGCTGGCGCCCGTAAGGATTACTCGTGAAATGGTTCTTGAAATAGCATCTACTGTAAGTTTGTCGCCATCCTGTTTCAATAACCAGCCGTGGCGGTTCGTCTTTGTAACCAATCCAAAGAAACTTCAAGAACTTTTCGCGGCATTGTCGCCGGGCAACGATTGGGCGAAAAAGGCTTCAGCAATTGCCGCAATCTTTAGTAAAAAAGAGTTCGATTGCGTCATCAAAGAACGCGAGTACTTTCTGTTCGATGCTGGAATGGCGACGGCATTTTTGCTATTGAAAGCGACGGAAATGGGATTAGTCGCTCACCCAATTGCCGGGTTTGATTATCAGGCGGTCAAGACGGCGTTACAGCTTCCCGACAAAATTTCGCTGATTGCTTTGGTTATCATCGGCAGGAAAAGCGAAGCCATCGACGTCTCATTATCTGAAAAGCAGAAGGCGATGGAACTGACCCGACCCGAAAGATTTACAATGGAAAAATTTGTCTGGTTTGATGAATACACTTAA